A region of Paractinoplanes abujensis DNA encodes the following proteins:
- a CDS encoding DUF5317 family protein gives MSFSFLLLTVTPPVAGVLLGYLCGGRLSGLRAVRIRALWLIWLAAAVQFAQYSAPDVRHLVEDVAGVPMLALVFGIVFGWLTVNLGHWPAAIRWAGAVIVLGAAMNALVIGLNGRMPYDSAAATAAGSTPGLEGPKNAPADAGTRLAPLGDIIPVPLINKVASPGDVLISGGTVALVALAMRRPRRDPAAPAPAVVPATV, from the coding sequence ATGTCGTTCAGCTTCCTACTGCTCACCGTCACGCCGCCCGTGGCCGGGGTGCTGCTGGGTTATCTGTGCGGCGGGCGCCTGTCCGGGTTGCGTGCCGTACGGATCCGGGCGCTCTGGCTGATCTGGCTCGCGGCGGCCGTACAGTTCGCGCAGTATTCCGCGCCCGATGTGCGGCACCTCGTCGAGGACGTGGCCGGCGTTCCGATGCTGGCGCTGGTCTTCGGCATCGTCTTCGGCTGGCTGACCGTCAACCTGGGCCACTGGCCCGCCGCGATCCGCTGGGCCGGTGCCGTGATCGTCCTCGGCGCGGCCATGAACGCTCTGGTCATCGGACTGAACGGCCGGATGCCGTACGACTCGGCCGCGGCCACCGCGGCCGGAAGCACGCCCGGTCTCGAAGGCCCGAAGAACGCGCCCGCCGATGCCGGCACCCGATTGGCCCCGCTCGGCGACATCATCCCCGTGCCGTTGATCAACAAAGTAGCGAGCCCCGGCGACGTCCTGATCAGCGGCGGCACCGTAGCCCTGGTCGCCCTGGCGATGCGCCGGCCCCGCCGCGACCCCGCAGCCCCAGCACCGGCCGTCGTGCCCGCCACCGTCTGA
- a CDS encoding ArsR/SmtB family transcription factor: MARAATTSDVFNAIAEPQRRDVLALLKAGEWPATGLAERLGMSPSQASKHLRVLREVGLVRVREVGKQRLYELDARGLRPVHEWAGGFAQFWNESFDRLDTYVQELKEQQ; encoded by the coding sequence ATGGCACGAGCGGCGACGACCTCGGACGTGTTCAATGCGATCGCCGAACCGCAGCGGCGAGATGTGCTGGCCCTGCTGAAGGCCGGCGAGTGGCCCGCGACCGGGCTGGCCGAGCGGCTGGGCATGAGCCCGTCGCAGGCCTCCAAGCATCTGCGGGTGCTGCGCGAGGTCGGGCTGGTGCGAGTCCGCGAGGTCGGCAAGCAGCGCCTCTACGAGCTGGACGCGCGCGGGCTGCGCCCGGTCCACGAGTGGGCGGGCGGGTTCGCGCAGTTCTGGAACGAGAGCTTCGACCGGCTCGACACGTACGTACAGGAACTCAAGGAGCAGCAATGA
- a CDS encoding dihydrofolate reductase family protein: MAGTVFVSVTMSLDGFMAPEEVSVQEVFSPEGRNSPAARRWMAKWSELQAWVFPLRFFRENTGIGEGGEEGRDNDIARATHERIGANIMGKRMFDGGALAWPENAPFHTPVFVVTHEKRDPWERPGGTTFHFVNDGIEAALEQARVAAGERDVRISGGAETILQFLDAGLVDELSITLAPVLFGSGIRLFEGVDDSRVALKQVHAEPSATVTHLTYSVHRP; this comes from the coding sequence ATGGCGGGCACGGTGTTCGTCAGCGTGACGATGTCGCTCGACGGTTTCATGGCGCCGGAGGAAGTGTCGGTCCAGGAGGTCTTCTCGCCCGAGGGCCGCAACTCCCCGGCGGCCCGGCGGTGGATGGCGAAGTGGTCGGAGCTGCAGGCGTGGGTCTTCCCGCTGCGGTTCTTCCGCGAGAACACCGGGATCGGCGAGGGCGGTGAGGAGGGACGCGACAACGACATCGCCCGGGCCACGCACGAGCGCATCGGCGCCAACATCATGGGCAAGCGCATGTTCGACGGCGGCGCGCTGGCCTGGCCGGAGAACGCCCCGTTCCATACGCCGGTCTTCGTCGTGACCCACGAGAAGCGGGACCCGTGGGAGCGGCCGGGCGGCACGACGTTCCACTTCGTCAACGACGGCATCGAGGCCGCGCTGGAGCAGGCCCGGGTGGCCGCGGGCGAGCGGGACGTGCGGATCTCGGGCGGCGCCGAGACGATCCTGCAGTTCCTCGACGCGGGCCTGGTCGACGAGCTCTCGATCACGCTGGCGCCCGTGCTGTTCGGCTCGGGGATTCGCCTGTTCGAGGGCGTGGACGACTCCCGCGTCGCGCTGAAGCAGGTGCACGCCGAGCCGTCAGCGACCGTGACTCATCTGACTTATTCGGTGCATCGGCCCTAG
- a CDS encoding SRPBCC family protein — MSMPDSDREIVVSRLIDAPRELVFEAFTEVRHLSRWWGPEGFSTTTQSFDFRVGGVWDFVMHGPDGTDYAEWITWREISPPERITLLHGESADDPNAFESVLTFETAGAATRLRMRTLFPTKQVRDEAVEKYHAIEGGEQTLNNLAAYVTGRTS; from the coding sequence ATGAGCATGCCCGACAGCGACCGCGAGATCGTGGTCTCCCGGCTCATCGACGCCCCGCGGGAGCTGGTGTTCGAGGCCTTCACCGAGGTGCGGCACCTGTCCCGCTGGTGGGGTCCGGAGGGGTTCAGCACCACCACGCAGTCGTTCGACTTCCGCGTGGGCGGGGTGTGGGATTTCGTGATGCACGGGCCGGACGGCACCGACTACGCCGAGTGGATCACCTGGCGCGAGATCAGCCCGCCCGAGCGGATCACGCTGCTGCACGGCGAGTCGGCCGACGACCCGAACGCGTTCGAGTCGGTGCTGACGTTCGAGACGGCAGGCGCAGCGACCCGGCTGCGGATGCGCACGCTGTTCCCGACCAAGCAGGTGCGCGACGAGGCGGTCGAGAAGTACCACGCGATCGAGGGCGGCGAGCAGACGCTGAACAACCTGGCCGCGTACGTCACCGGGCGCACCAGCTGA